A section of the Schistosoma haematobium chromosome ZW, whole genome shotgun sequence genome encodes:
- the ACSL6_5 gene encoding Long-chain-fatty-acid--CoA ligase 6, variant 2 (EggNog:ENOG410V4XT~COG:I): protein MINSNSVHLSYLPLPHMMEQVAMSSHILMGACSGFLTESIDGLLDDAHILRPTLLAIVPRVLSRLYTKYQGALGDSVVKNQLYNYIVKKKLAEQKRGKFHHRSVVDTILFGKLRNKFGGRVCCVVSGSAPLSPELSKFAHAVFNLVFEGYGSTETMGCVTLSSVGEYRLGTVGGVVYGVELKLVDVPDFGLVALRDGRGEICARGDHCSKGYFKDPVKTAELIDSDGWIHTGDIGEWTEEGSLKIVDRVKSIFKLAQGEYIAPEKIEMAYQTCKLTSQVFVDGNSQKNYPVAIVVPDFTELRSALSNSKVLQHHKKLLDSELCRNETVNKFVLEEMNTIATLKLLKGFEKVQAIYLTDEAFTIDNGLLTPTMKLSRNKARNYFSKTIVSLYTQHELNSSST, encoded by the exons ATGATCAATTCTAATTCAGTACATCTCTCATATCTCCCACTGCCACATATGATGGAACAAGTAGCAATG tCTTCTCATATTCTGATGGGAGCTTGTTCGGGATTTCTAACAGAATCTATTGATGGTCTACTGGATGATGCTCATATTTTGAGACCAACTTTACTGGCTATAGTTCCACGTGTACTTTCTCGTCTGTACACAAAATATCAAGGTGCATTGGGTGATTCCGTAGTAAAAAATCAACTTTATAATTACATAGTGAAGAAAAAATTAGCTGAACAAAAACG TGGAAAATTTCATCATCGAAGCGTTGTGGACACAATTTTGTTTGGTAAACTTAGGAATAAATTTGGCGGACGTGTGTGTTGCGTAGTATCCGGGAGCGCCCCATTGTCACCAGAACTCTCAAAGTTTGCACATGCTGTATTCAACCTG GTTTTTGAAGGGTATGGATCAACCGAAACAATGGGATGCGTCACTTTGTCATCGGTCGGAGAGTACCGTTTAGGTACTGTCGGTGGTGTTGTTTATGGTGTGGAACTGAAACTTGTGGATGTCCCAGATTTTGGTTTGGTTGCATTACGTGATGGAAGGGGCGAA ATATGTGCCAGAGGCGATCACTGCAGCAAAGGTTATTTCAAGGATCCGGTAAAAACTGCCGAACTTATTGATAGTGATGGTTGGATTCATACTGGGGATATTGGTGAATGGACTGAA GAAGGTTCACTCAAAATTGTGGACCGTGTAAAGAGTATATTCAAATTAGCTCAAGGTGAATATATTGCACCTGAAAAAATAGAAATGGCTTATCAAACTTGCAAATTAACAAGTCAAGTATTTGTGGATGGTAACAGTCAAAAAAATTACCCAGTTGCGATAGTAGTTCCAGATTTTACTGAATTGCGTTCCGCTTTAAGCAATAGTAAGGTACTGCAGCATCATAAAAAACTTTTGGATTCTGAACTTTGTCGAAATGAAACTGTTAATAAATTCGTTTTGGAGGAAATGAATACTATAGCGACACTAAAACTGTTGAAGGGTTTTGAAAAG GTCCAGGCAATTTACTTGACAGACGAGGCGTTTACAATAGACAATGGCTTATTGACTCCAACAATGAAACTATCACGTAATAAGGCTcgaaattatttttcaaaaacaaTAGTTAGTTTATACACACAGCATGAGCTTAATTCTTCTTCAACTTAA
- the ACSL6_5 gene encoding Long-chain-fatty-acid--CoA ligase 6, variant 3 (EggNog:ENOG410V4XT~COG:I) — protein sequence MISIHKVIDTQAVLVGGLPKGVLIRHKEFASSVIALHESFEFKMINSNSVHLSYLPLPHMMEQVAMSSHILMGACSGFLTESIDGLLDDAHILRPTLLAIVPRVLSRLYTKYQGALGDSVVKNQLYNYIVKKKLAEQKRYIFLFFTDILENQYSKAFTIVKTGLYSFKFSQNRSN from the exons ATGATATCAATCCATAAAGTCATTGATACTCAAGCAGTTTTGGTGGGAG GTTTGCCCAAAGGAGTTCTGATTAGGCACAAAGAATTTGCATCTTCCGTAATTGCACTTCATGAATCTTTTGAATTCAAG ATGATCAATTCTAATTCAGTACATCTCTCATATCTCCCACTGCCACATATGATGGAACAAGTAGCAATG tCTTCTCATATTCTGATGGGAGCTTGTTCGGGATTTCTAACAGAATCTATTGATGGTCTACTGGATGATGCTCATATTTTGAGACCAACTTTACTGGCTATAGTTCCACGTGTACTTTCTCGTCTGTACACAAAATATCAAGGTGCATTGGGTGATTCCGTAGTAAAAAATCAACTTTATAATTACATAGTGAAGAAAAAATTAGCTGAACAAAAACGgtatattttcttgtttttcacAGATATTTTAGAAAATCAATACTCTAAAGCATTCACGATTGTGAAGACAGGGTTATACTCATTTAAATTTTCacaaaatcgatcaaactaA